The Candidatus Bathyarchaeia archaeon genome window below encodes:
- a CDS encoding ORC1-type DNA replication protein, with amino-acid sequence MVGSIVEEELSKASIIKDEAKLSLDYVPTRLPHREEELRTLVRLFSSLVKTPGKIAPKVIIRGSIGTGKTALSKRFGEDFEKYVRKRGLNLRFIHVNCREEGSFFNILKGIITNTFEHGFPQRGYSSQELLNILLEVLDRNRAYILIALDELEDLIRKEGADPLFCLTRVQESRPPSAQQRVSLLCIFRDPECEEVYRLLDKSTQSTLGGNVVLLDKYTVDQLRDILEDRVKEAFLEDTVLPESLELIADLAGKHGDARFAIELLWLSGKLADASNTSKLLPEHVRYAQTRTHPTLRVEDLKLLRLHEKLLLLAVARGLRSEGTAYLSFGYVKESYRLVCEEYREKPRAHTQVWKYMKSLQVAGLLSAKISGKGQRGKTTLIGLYAPSEKLEETLYKLLEVKRHG; translated from the coding sequence ATGGTGGGCTCTATAGTGGAGGAGGAACTCTCAAAGGCTTCCATCATAAAAGATGAGGCAAAACTCTCCCTCGACTATGTGCCAACCCGCCTCCCCCACAGGGAAGAAGAGTTAAGGACATTGGTGCGTCTTTTCAGTTCGCTCGTTAAGACACCCGGCAAAATTGCTCCTAAGGTTATCATTCGCGGCAGCATCGGAACTGGGAAGACTGCCCTCTCGAAACGGTTTGGAGAGGATTTCGAAAAATATGTGAGAAAAAGGGGCCTCAACCTTCGTTTTATTCATGTAAACTGCAGAGAGGAGGGAAGTTTCTTTAACATCTTGAAGGGCATAATCACCAACACCTTTGAGCACGGCTTTCCCCAAAGAGGCTACTCCTCACAGGAACTCTTAAACATCCTGCTAGAGGTCTTAGACCGCAATAGGGCTTACATCCTAATCGCCCTCGACGAATTGGAGGACTTGATAAGAAAGGAAGGCGCCGACCCGCTCTTCTGTCTCACCCGGGTCCAAGAGAGCAGACCGCCAAGTGCACAACAGAGAGTCTCTCTATTATGTATATTTAGGGACCCAGAGTGCGAAGAAGTTTACAGGCTGCTTGACAAGAGCACCCAGAGCACCCTAGGAGGAAACGTAGTCTTACTTGACAAGTACACCGTAGACCAGCTGAGGGATATTCTGGAGGACAGAGTCAAGGAGGCATTCCTAGAAGACACCGTACTCCCGGAGTCCTTAGAGTTAATCGCCGATCTGGCTGGCAAGCATGGCGATGCACGGTTTGCAATTGAACTCCTATGGCTGAGCGGGAAACTCGCCGATGCATCAAACACCTCTAAACTACTGCCTGAGCATGTGAGATACGCCCAGACACGAACTCACCCGACACTGAGGGTTGAGGACTTGAAACTCCTTAGACTACATGAGAAACTACTACTCCTCGCCGTAGCGAGGGGGTTAAGGAGCGAGGGAACAGCTTATCTAAGCTTCGGCTACGTTAAGGAAAGCTACAGGTTGGTATGTGAAGAGTACAGAGAGAAGCCGCGGGCACATACACAAGTTTGGAAGTATATGAAGAGCCTTCAAGTGGCGGGTCTACTCTCGGCGAAGATCTCTGGGAAAGGTCAGAGAGGCAAGACTACCTTGATTGGCCTCTATGCTCCCTCTGAGAAGCTTGAGGAGACACTCTACAAATTGTTGGAGGTTAAGAGGCATGGGTAG
- a CDS encoding winged helix-turn-helix domain-containing protein, with protein sequence MGSGELNLEDVITSKGRFKILKLLAEVGELNITEITRKTNIAYTSAERHLTLLKMAGLVEEKVFGKKIRIFRFKDENRRCRLLKRFFEECQSL encoded by the coding sequence ATGGGTAGTGGAGAGCTAAACCTTGAGGATGTCATTACCTCCAAGGGAAGGTTCAAGATCCTAAAACTTCTCGCAGAGGTTGGAGAGCTTAACATCACGGAGATTACGAGAAAAACCAATATCGCATACACTTCAGCTGAGAGACATCTCACACTTTTGAAGATGGCAGGTTTGGTTGAGGAGAAAGTCTTCGGGAAAAAAATAAGGATCTTCAGGTTTAAGGATGAGAACAGGAGATGCCGGTTGCTGAAACGTTTCTTCGAAGAATGCCAGTCACTATAA
- a CDS encoding 30S ribosomal protein S30e, whose amino-acid sequence MPTHGSLTKAGKVRSQTPKLQSAERASPIPRFRVRRNYEKRVTLKRAAGQNVREHGRFGGQLRRR is encoded by the coding sequence ATGCCTACGCACGGTTCACTCACAAAGGCTGGAAAGGTACGCTCCCAGACTCCCAAGCTGCAGTCCGCTGAGAGAGCTTCGCCCATCCCACGTTTCAGGGTGAGGAGGAACTATGAGAAACGGGTTACCTTGAAGAGGGCGGCTGGCCAAAATGTAAGGGAGCATGGGAGGTTCGGGGGGCAGCTTAGACGCCGATGA
- a CDS encoding dihydroorotate dehydrogenase electron transfer subunit: MNNGSQLPSTPNRPRMVRLRAVRSESEYVKVFTFKDQLCAEAKPGQFIMVWVPGAEEVPMSLTLMDWRRGVASFAVKKVGETTEALHQLRGEAVIGVRGPYGNGFGMQRGASLIVGGGTGLSPLLPLAENLANAGAKVTILAGAKTKTELLFLRNFKRVGEVIATTEDGTYGLKGVVTQTLAKVLEERRRIKQVYACGSELMLKEVVDLAVRYSIPVQVSLERYMKCGVGICGSCMLGKYRVCRDGPVFSGVLLSKIEEFGFWKRDATGKSVPV, translated from the coding sequence GTGAACAATGGAAGCCAACTACCTTCAACACCGAACAGGCCTAGAATGGTTAGACTTCGGGCTGTTAGAAGTGAGAGTGAGTACGTCAAAGTTTTCACCTTCAAGGATCAACTCTGCGCTGAGGCGAAGCCTGGGCAGTTCATCATGGTTTGGGTCCCCGGTGCTGAAGAGGTTCCGATGAGTCTCACCTTAATGGATTGGAGGAGGGGGGTGGCATCTTTCGCTGTTAAGAAGGTTGGTGAGACTACGGAGGCACTACATCAGTTGAGGGGGGAAGCGGTGATAGGAGTAAGAGGTCCCTACGGGAATGGCTTCGGCATGCAGCGGGGTGCATCTCTGATCGTCGGCGGAGGGACTGGTCTATCGCCACTTCTACCCCTAGCAGAGAATCTCGCAAACGCAGGCGCCAAGGTAACCATCCTAGCTGGAGCGAAAACTAAGACTGAACTCCTCTTCTTGAGGAATTTCAAGAGAGTCGGTGAAGTTATAGCGACCACCGAGGATGGGACATACGGGTTGAAGGGCGTCGTGACCCAAACCTTAGCAAAGGTGCTGGAAGAGCGCCGCCGCATCAAACAAGTATATGCCTGCGGCTCTGAACTCATGCTGAAAGAGGTTGTAGATCTCGCAGTCAGATATAGTATCCCAGTTCAGGTGAGTCTCGAGCGTTATATGAAATGTGGGGTTGGCATATGTGGTAGTTGCATGTTGGGCAAGTATAGGGTTTGTCGGGATGGCCCCGTATTTTCAGGTGTGCTCCTCAGTAAAATCGAGGAGTTCGGCTTCTGGAAGAGAGATGCTACAGGTAAATCAGTACCGGTCTAG
- a CDS encoding dihydroorotate dehydrogenase: protein MNLSVELAGVRMGNPLMNASGILGLTSNSLLRLAQAGVGAVVTKSIGREPRPGFKAPNIVELEVGLINSMGLPNPGVDEYVKELDRALEALKVPLIASVYGCSPEDYRYVSTMMCARGASAVELNVSCPHVKEVGAEVGQNVELLSEVIKAVKAAVNVPVFVKLSPNVSRITTFAKAAEEAGADGLVAINTVKAMAIDVEAGRPILGGKFGGLSGPAIKPIALRCVYEIFETVKIPIIGCGGVTTWEDAVEFMMAGASALQIGTAIVHKDLRVFREILAGLSRYLNRKGLRSPSDIIGVAHR from the coding sequence ATGAATCTGTCTGTTGAGTTAGCTGGGGTGAGGATGGGTAACCCCCTCATGAACGCCTCAGGCATCTTAGGCTTGACATCTAATTCGCTGCTGAGGTTAGCTCAGGCTGGAGTGGGGGCTGTAGTGACCAAGTCGATAGGCCGAGAGCCTCGCCCAGGCTTTAAGGCCCCCAACATAGTGGAGCTTGAGGTTGGCTTGATCAATTCTATGGGGTTGCCTAACCCAGGTGTCGATGAATATGTCAAGGAACTGGATCGAGCTTTGGAGGCGTTGAAAGTGCCTCTTATAGCAAGCGTTTATGGTTGCTCACCCGAGGACTACCGATATGTGTCTACGATGATGTGCGCGAGAGGAGCGTCTGCTGTCGAGTTGAATGTATCCTGCCCTCACGTAAAGGAGGTGGGAGCTGAGGTTGGGCAGAACGTTGAGCTTCTATCTGAGGTCATCAAGGCAGTCAAGGCGGCTGTAAATGTGCCAGTATTTGTGAAACTAAGTCCAAACGTATCCAGAATAACCACCTTCGCAAAGGCCGCAGAAGAAGCAGGAGCTGACGGATTGGTAGCGATTAACACTGTCAAGGCTATGGCTATAGACGTGGAGGCAGGTAGGCCAATACTGGGGGGGAAGTTTGGTGGTTTATCAGGCCCAGCCATTAAGCCGATAGCCCTCAGATGCGTTTACGAGATCTTTGAGACTGTGAAGATTCCGATAATAGGGTGCGGCGGGGTAACCACGTGGGAAGATGCTGTGGAGTTCATGATGGCTGGGGCATCCGCCCTCCAGATCGGAACCGCCATTGTGCACAAAGACTTGAGGGTATTTAGAGAGATACTCGCCGGCCTCAGCAGATACCTAAACAGGAAAGGGTTACGTAGCCCATCCGATATAATCGGGGTTGCGCACAGGTGA
- a CDS encoding rhomboid family intramembrane serine protease has product MGWSFIFIGVNFAAFILQNILGTPLIFMFIPALALEMPWMFVTSIFLHGGLTHLIINLIALAFLGAVLEGMLGAKRFLLLYLSAGVVGNLLYMVTALNPFTPAVGASGAIYGIMGTLATLRPRMLVLVGIIPLPIIVVALGYAIIDITGMFAQSQIAHGAHLGGLILGVAYGLHLRRKVKRSL; this is encoded by the coding sequence GTGGGTTGGTCGTTTATCTTTATCGGTGTGAACTTCGCCGCTTTTATCCTCCAGAACATCCTAGGCACCCCTCTGATATTCATGTTCATACCAGCGTTGGCGTTGGAGATGCCTTGGATGTTTGTCACCTCAATCTTCCTTCACGGAGGGCTAACTCATCTCATAATCAACTTAATCGCGCTGGCCTTCCTAGGGGCGGTGCTGGAGGGCATGCTCGGAGCGAAAAGGTTCTTACTCTTATATCTCTCAGCAGGGGTTGTTGGCAACCTACTGTACATGGTAACCGCGTTAAACCCTTTCACCCCAGCTGTAGGGGCATCTGGTGCCATTTACGGGATTATGGGTACTCTGGCCACATTGCGACCGCGAATGTTGGTGTTGGTAGGCATTATTCCCCTTCCCATAATAGTTGTGGCGTTGGGCTATGCAATAATAGACATCACTGGCATGTTCGCACAGTCACAGATTGCCCACGGCGCACATCTGGGAGGATTGATCCTAGGGGTAGCTTATGGGCTACACCTCAGAAGAAAGGTGAAGAGGAGCCTTTAA